The following proteins are co-located in the Vidua macroura isolate BioBank_ID:100142 chromosome 1, ASM2450914v1, whole genome shotgun sequence genome:
- the FAM210A gene encoding protein FAM210A, giving the protein MQRSLLHSASQLAHGTCWFFPRTGVFQCLKGQSVLSTVGCKVILALDPPKQCLHAGAAHFASKKTAFSSQPADTSHKVPEGRNPLPSATDAPKQSPAESDSSEPDPLQDKSISLVQRFKKTFKQYGKVMIPVHLVTSTVWFGSFYYAAMNGVNVVPFLELIGLPDSVVDILKNSQSGNALTAYALYKIATPARYTVTLGGTSVTVKYLRKHGYMSTPPPVKEYLQDRMEETKDKITEKMEETKDKITEKMEETKDKITEKMEETKDKITGKIQETKDKVSFKKIKE; this is encoded by the exons ATGCAGCGGAGTCTGTTACATTCTGCATCTCAGCTGGCGCATGGGACGTGTTGGTTCTTCCCTCGCACCGGTGTCTTTCAGTGCTTGAAAGGACAGTCTGTGTTGTCTACTGTGGGATGCAAAGTCATTCTGGCACTGGACCCTCCTAAACAATGTCTTCATGCAGGTGCAGCTCACTTTGCCTcaaagaaaactgctttttcatCCCAGCCAGCAGACACTTCTCACAAAGTACCAGAAGGGAGAAATCCTTTGCCTTCGGCCACTGATGCACccaagcagagccctgcagagtCAGATTCTTCAGAACCTGATCCATTACAAGATAAATCAATTAGTCTTGTTCAGAGATTCAAGAAAACTTTTAAGCAGTATGGGAAAGTCATGATTCCAGTGCACCTTGTGACTTCCACTGTATGGTTTGGATCCTTTTACTATGCAGCCATGAA tGGAGTGAATGTTGTTCCATTCCTAGAGTTGATTGGCTTACCAGACAGCGTAGTAGACATCCTGAAAAATTCCCAGAGTGGAAATGCACTAACTGCATATGCATTGTATAAA ATTGCAACTCCTGCCAGATACACTGTGACTTTGGGAGGAACATCTGTCACTGTTAAATACCTACGTAAGCACGGCTATATGTCCACACCACCACCAGTAAAGGAATACCTACAAGACAGGATGGAGGAAACAAAGGATAAAATTACGGAGAAGATGGAGGAAACAAAGGATAAAATTACGGAGAAGATGGAGGAAACAAAGGataaaattacagagaaaatggAGGAAACAAAGGATAAAATTACAGGGAAGATACAAGAAACCAAAGAtaaagtttcatttaaaaaaataaaggagtag